One part of the Algibacter sp. L1A34 genome encodes these proteins:
- a CDS encoding histidine kinase, with translation MKYKKLYIALLLISIWSFSFSQQFTNYTTDNGLPSNHIYKIAQDQKGFLWFATAKGLVKYNGNTFKVFTTKDGLANNDVWGIYPTPDNKLWYLSKSSKLGYIESDSVYGFESEQKGEIFSPIFSSQVDNTIILTGSNKFHVLKDEKWRSLADSRAEDLIRVAYVKHAQVSSFTTNTAKDSIFVRDENKTVIDGFEFKDVLENKNVRGQITDSLFYWVNNKEYAFLNLNTLKLYRRNFKNEINVETSKYVRINLVNNGLQISGEGFVGMLDSNFYITNTYYIPKELKAHFGFYDKVGSIWLSTFTNGIYHLPKEKQQVKYCLSAETVSNIAYVNDKIIANVFNKGFYKYDDLKKEFVQFIAEDDYIFDASYIKALDAEYYLSKSSVRIAKNNKIEKLDFLNNINGINDKIRQLVYYDDYFYTRFSFGMNKINPNNYSIENQYDQQGVNQIFLFNQKLLVATSSGLKEFIDEEFKSIPFTNQDFNKSILNLKAVSEDDILINTDGFGAYISDLKTIKQLPGSEFQIVNNAFIEDDIIWLATESGILKYTKNNGVFSLQLIIDKNNGLSSNSVSNVIVYKNELMASTDKGIVVLPKDVQNETHLLDVYIDKATYNKSDISADYSVFKYQKNNNLNFNISHIDFSSGDDVFSYKYKLKPIQKDWVSTTTNNFSFNNLQPGKYTLYIDTNSAKKQLSFTIQPLWWQAIWVKGLIVLLSIILVVLISRFFVKRSQFKKNQQIFQDKRLSELQLKALRFQMNPHFVFNSLSAIQYYIGENNFEASETYLVKFSKLIRQFFELSKENEISLGTEISVLHNYLEIEKLRFKEKLNFTINIDVKLDKERITIPTMLLQPIVENAVNHGVFNKMDNGLITLNFIYINPLTFKVEIIDDGVGFVKTKKRNQKEVKSSNVLKDRLHFLNSSEKWNISYSKEEMYPDREDKGNKSIFIIEKNK, from the coding sequence TTGAAATATAAAAAACTCTATATCGCTTTATTACTTATTTCGATATGGAGTTTTTCCTTTTCACAACAATTTACAAATTACACTACCGATAATGGTTTACCAAGTAACCATATTTATAAAATAGCTCAAGATCAAAAAGGGTTTTTATGGTTTGCCACTGCTAAAGGTTTGGTTAAATATAATGGCAATACCTTTAAAGTGTTTACTACTAAAGACGGTTTGGCAAATAATGATGTTTGGGGAATTTACCCAACACCAGATAATAAGCTTTGGTATTTATCTAAATCATCAAAATTAGGTTACATAGAGAGTGATAGTGTATACGGTTTTGAGAGTGAGCAAAAAGGAGAGATTTTTAGTCCAATTTTTTCAAGTCAGGTTGATAATACTATTATTTTAACGGGTTCTAATAAATTTCATGTTTTAAAAGATGAAAAATGGCGTAGCCTAGCCGATTCTAGAGCAGAAGATTTAATAAGAGTGGCTTATGTTAAGCATGCTCAGGTTTCAAGTTTTACAACAAATACAGCTAAAGATTCTATTTTTGTTAGAGATGAAAATAAGACTGTTATTGATGGTTTTGAGTTTAAAGATGTACTTGAAAATAAGAATGTAAGAGGCCAAATTACCGATAGTTTATTTTATTGGGTAAATAATAAAGAATACGCTTTTCTCAACTTAAATACTTTAAAATTATATAGGAGAAATTTTAAAAATGAGATTAATGTTGAAACGTCTAAATACGTAAGGATTAATCTTGTGAATAATGGCTTGCAAATTTCAGGAGAAGGCTTTGTTGGTATGCTAGACTCCAATTTTTATATCACCAATACATATTATATTCCGAAGGAATTAAAAGCACATTTTGGTTTTTATGATAAAGTGGGTTCTATATGGTTAAGTACTTTTACAAATGGTATTTACCACTTGCCTAAAGAAAAACAACAAGTTAAATATTGCTTATCTGCAGAAACCGTAAGTAACATTGCTTATGTGAATGATAAAATAATCGCCAATGTTTTTAATAAAGGATTTTATAAATATGATGATCTTAAAAAAGAGTTTGTACAGTTTATAGCAGAAGATGATTATATTTTTGATGCTTCTTATATTAAAGCTTTAGACGCAGAATATTATCTGTCTAAATCGAGTGTAAGAATCGCAAAAAACAATAAAATTGAGAAGCTGGATTTTTTAAATAACATCAATGGTATTAACGATAAAATCAGGCAGTTAGTTTATTATGATGATTATTTTTATACTAGGTTTTCATTTGGAATGAATAAAATAAATCCAAATAATTACAGTATTGAAAACCAGTATGATCAACAAGGGGTTAATCAAATATTCCTATTCAATCAGAAACTTTTAGTAGCTACATCTAGTGGTTTAAAAGAGTTTATAGATGAAGAATTTAAATCTATACCATTTACCAATCAAGATTTTAATAAGTCTATTTTAAACCTTAAAGCAGTTTCAGAAGACGATATTTTAATAAATACAGATGGTTTTGGCGCTTACATTTCAGATTTGAAAACCATAAAACAACTTCCTGGTTCCGAATTTCAAATTGTAAATAATGCCTTTATTGAAGATGATATTATTTGGTTAGCAACAGAGTCTGGTATATTAAAATACACGAAAAACAACGGTGTTTTTAGCCTACAATTGATCATAGATAAAAACAACGGTTTATCTTCTAACAGCGTAAGTAATGTTATTGTTTACAAGAATGAATTAATGGCGAGTACAGACAAAGGGATTGTAGTTTTACCTAAAGATGTACAAAACGAAACCCATTTGTTAGATGTTTATATAGACAAGGCAACATATAATAAAAGTGATATTTCTGCAGATTATTCTGTTTTTAAATATCAAAAAAATAATAATTTAAATTTCAATATATCGCATATTGATTTTTCGTCAGGAGACGATGTTTTTTCATATAAATACAAATTAAAACCTATTCAAAAAGATTGGGTTTCAACAACTACTAATAATTTTAGTTTTAATAATCTTCAACCCGGAAAATATACGCTGTATATAGATACTAACAGTGCGAAAAAGCAATTAAGTTTTACTATTCAGCCTTTGTGGTGGCAGGCCATATGGGTAAAAGGATTAATTGTATTACTAAGTATTATTCTTGTTGTGTTAATTTCTAGATTTTTTGTAAAACGCTCACAATTCAAAAAAAATCAACAAATATTTCAAGACAAGCGCTTGTCAGAACTACAACTAAAAGCCTTAAGGTTTCAAATGAATCCTCATTTTGTTTTCAACTCTCTATCGGCTATACAATATTATATTGGGGAAAATAATTTTGAAGCTTCCGAAACATATTTAGTGAAATTCTCAAAACTTATTCGTCAATTTTTCGAGTTATCCAAAGAAAACGAAATCTCCTTAGGAACAGAAATAAGTGTGCTTCATAATTATTTGGAGATAGAGAAGCTTCGGTTTAAAGAAAAGCTGAATTTTACCATCAATATTGATGTGAAATTAGATAAAGAACGCATAACCATACCAACCATGTTGTTGCAACCCATTGTTGAAAATGCTGTAAATCATGGAGTTTTTAATAAAATGGATAACGGGTTAATTACGCTTAATTTTATTTACATCAATCCGCTCACTTTTAAGGTTGAAATTATTGATGATGGAGTTGGGTTTGTGAAGACAAAAAAAAGAAACCAAAAGGAAGTTAAATCTTCTAATGTTTTAAAAGATAGATTACACTTTTTAAATTCTTCAGAAAAATGGAACATAAGTTACAGTAAAGAAGAAATGTATCCGGATCGAGAGGATAAAGGGAATAAGTCGATATTTATAATTGAAAAAAATAAATAA
- a CDS encoding LytR/AlgR family response regulator transcription factor, whose translation MDSITAILVDDEISNLKGLQRKIKKLFPVIKVLGAFQKPEEAIEAILQEEPNILFLDIEMPRINGFELLAQLKNVNFQVIFVTAYSEYAIEAFKKSAIDYILKPVDNDDLIAAVNKALDLIKLKNESDNNSKLVSLLEENISNNNKIVVPTKKGVSFIPQDEVLHLEGYDGYTKIHLIDKITIMSSYNLGKFEKMLNSNFFKCHKSHIINLGKVRHFENEGYVVLDNEYRVPISKTNRKAFLSLFN comes from the coding sequence ATGGATAGTATAACGGCCATATTGGTAGACGATGAAATTTCAAACTTGAAAGGTTTACAACGCAAGATAAAAAAACTGTTTCCTGTTATTAAAGTTTTAGGTGCTTTTCAAAAACCAGAAGAAGCCATAGAAGCTATTTTGCAAGAAGAACCTAACATTTTGTTTTTAGATATAGAAATGCCTAGAATTAATGGTTTCGAACTGTTGGCTCAATTAAAAAATGTCAATTTTCAGGTCATTTTTGTAACAGCTTATAGTGAATATGCTATTGAAGCTTTTAAAAAATCTGCCATAGATTATATTTTGAAACCTGTGGATAATGATGATTTGATTGCTGCTGTAAATAAAGCTTTAGACTTAATAAAGTTAAAAAATGAAAGTGATAATAACTCAAAATTGGTAAGTTTATTAGAAGAAAATATTTCTAACAATAACAAAATTGTGGTGCCTACTAAAAAAGGAGTTTCCTTTATTCCTCAAGATGAAGTTTTACATTTAGAGGGGTACGATGGTTATACTAAAATTCACTTAATAGATAAAATAACAATAATGAGCTCTTACAATTTAGGGAAGTTCGAAAAAATGTTAAACTCTAATTTTTTTAAATGTCATAAATCTCACATAATTAATCTTGGAAAAGTGCGTCATTTTGAAAATGAAGGTTATGTTGTTTTAGATAACGAATATCGTGTACCTATATCTAAAACAAATAGAAAAGCATTTTTAAGTTTATTTAATTAA
- a CDS encoding FMN-binding glutamate synthase family protein gives MLDFLGTISWWVWVLIALAIVAIRDVLQKHHTISHNFPIVGHLRYWLESIGPEMRQYFVANNREELPFNRIERGWIYASAKKENNYEGFGTDRDIFQHQHIFVNNAMMPFEVKDKNHPHITDKTFLPCAKIMGEFNKRKKPFRPGSIINVSAMSFGSLSAKAVESMNKGVKIAGAYHNTGEGGLSPYHSYGGDVVFHFGTGYFGVRAADGGFSMEKLVALVEKNPFIRAIEIKLSQGAKPGKGGVLPGAKITKEIAEIRHVEMGKDVLSPPNHKAFSNVPEMLIFIEKIAEATGLPVGIKGAIGKLEQWKELADIMQKTGKGPDFITVDGGEGGTGAAPPSFADHVSLPWVYGFSDLYKMFKDKGLSERIVFIGSGRLGFPAKAAMAFAMGADCINVAREAMMSIGCIQAQICHTNRCPTGIATQNKWTQNGIDPTLKSERLAQYFKTFRKELVEITHAAGYEHPCQFKMTDIEINIDGNDLARDLSRTYMYEKTKVPFNGMQALKNCEYLGGK, from the coding sequence ATGTTAGATTTTCTAGGAACAATTTCATGGTGGGTATGGGTCTTAATCGCACTAGCCATTGTGGCCATTCGTGATGTATTGCAAAAGCATCACACCATAAGTCATAATTTCCCTATTGTAGGCCATTTGCGCTATTGGTTAGAAAGTATAGGTCCCGAAATGCGACAATATTTTGTAGCAAATAACCGTGAAGAATTACCTTTTAACCGTATAGAACGTGGCTGGATTTACGCCTCTGCAAAAAAAGAAAACAACTACGAGGGTTTTGGAACCGATAGAGATATTTTCCAACATCAACACATATTTGTCAATAATGCCATGATGCCTTTTGAAGTAAAAGACAAAAACCATCCGCACATAACCGATAAAACCTTTTTGCCGTGTGCAAAAATAATGGGAGAATTTAATAAACGTAAAAAACCATTTCGTCCAGGATCTATAATCAATGTATCGGCTATGAGCTTCGGTTCGCTTTCTGCAAAAGCAGTAGAATCCATGAACAAAGGTGTGAAAATAGCAGGCGCTTACCATAATACTGGTGAAGGTGGTTTATCTCCATATCACAGCTACGGTGGCGATGTTGTTTTTCATTTTGGAACAGGATATTTTGGTGTACGCGCTGCGGATGGTGGTTTTTCTATGGAAAAATTAGTTGCTTTAGTAGAGAAAAACCCATTTATACGTGCCATAGAAATCAAACTTTCACAAGGCGCAAAACCAGGAAAAGGCGGAGTTTTACCAGGTGCAAAAATAACCAAAGAAATTGCTGAAATTCGCCATGTAGAAATGGGAAAAGATGTGCTTTCTCCTCCCAACCATAAAGCATTTTCTAACGTACCAGAAATGTTGATTTTTATCGAAAAAATAGCAGAAGCAACGGGCTTACCTGTAGGTATAAAAGGAGCTATTGGAAAACTAGAACAGTGGAAAGAATTGGCAGATATTATGCAAAAAACAGGTAAAGGTCCTGATTTTATTACGGTAGATGGTGGCGAAGGCGGTACAGGTGCTGCACCTCCAAGTTTTGCCGACCACGTATCTTTACCATGGGTTTATGGTTTTTCCGATTTATACAAAATGTTTAAAGATAAAGGACTAAGCGAGCGTATTGTCTTTATAGGAAGTGGAAGATTAGGCTTTCCTGCTAAAGCAGCGATGGCCTTCGCAATGGGTGCCGATTGTATTAACGTAGCTCGTGAAGCTATGATGAGCATTGGTTGTATACAAGCACAAATTTGCCACACCAACCGTTGCCCAACAGGAATTGCTACGCAAAACAAATGGACACAAAACGGTATCGATCCAACTTTAAAATCTGAACGTTTAGCTCAGTATTTTAAAACCTTTAGAAAAGAATTAGTAGAAATTACACATGCTGCAGGTTACGAGCATCCTTGCCAATTTAAAATGACCGATATAGAAATTAATATCGACGGCAACGACTTAGCAAGAGACTTAAGCAGAACCTATATGTACGAGAAAACAAAAGTGCCTTTTAATGGCATGCAAGCTTTAAAAAATTGTGAATATTTAGGAGGTAAATAA